The genomic interval gaagatatatatatctatatatatatattcactttttttggAATTATACTCTTGGCAATTGAATAAGCACGAGTTCAAATATTTACATTACACAACATTAAACGTGGCTTGTCAGTTGTCATCATTTATTGATGGAATTCTCTATtcctaaaatatttcatgttgtgAAGAAAAATGGCACATTTTTATCAAGTATTCCTTTACCACGTTGCACATTTAGAGAATGCGTGGAGAGAATACAGCTTCTGAGCTCACCTGAGGAACGTCAGCGCAGACTGCTTGAGATCATTGAAGTACACATTGATCCTAAGATGGATCCAAGTTATGAGTCTGAGGACAACGTGGGAGAATTAGATGAGAACAAACAAGGTCCTTACTGATAATTTATGGGCACGGAACCTATGTTATCATTGTTTATTTATCTGTTTATTTATATCTTaaggttttaattttgaatGTTTATTTTGGGATAATGGTGCATGCAGATAATCATGCAAGAACAGAAGTTTGTGGATATGGAAGAAAGGAGAGTGACCCTATCTCTGCTCGAAGAAGAGATTATGTCTTGAATGATACTGGAAGGAGGGCACAGAAAAATTTAGCCAAGTCTTGCAAACAGAGTAGAGAAGCTGGTATGACAAGCAGTTCCAATAAAGGTGGTGCTACTTGGCTTCATGAGATGATGAATGAATCTTCTTGGAAGGAGAGAGAAGCATCTGGCATAAATAATTGGAATACACCAGAAAACCCGATCAATACTTCTGGTTCATTGGCCATTGGTTGTAACAGTCAAGCAGTGTTGAAATCTGAATTTTCTGGGGTTGCATCAGAAATTTCACCACTGGCTCTTTCTACAGGGGCAGACGAATTTGCTAACAATTTTGAGACTGATAAAGTTTGGCACTACAGTGACCCAAATGGAATAATTCAAGGACCATTTTTTATGTCACAACTGCGCAAATGGAATACAAATGGGCACTTCCCTCCTGATCTCAGAATATGGAGGATAAATGAAATGCAAGATAATTCTGTACTTTTGACTGAAGCATTAAGTGGGAAATTCCATGAAGCAAAGATGGTGCTGAATAATTGTAATTTACTCTCTGAAGATGTTGGACTTGCCACTGATTATAGAGATAATAATGGCGATGGTGGATTGAGCGAGAGTATGAATGCCTCTCAGATAGACAATAAAGAAGAGGAGGGAAGTTTGAAGCCAATGCAGGATGACTCAAGTGGTAATGATGAATTTTTGAGGAGCAATGGATGGGTCTCTAGTTCATGTAGTTGGACTACACCTGCTGATCTTGCCAATTCCAATGAACCAAAAAATGGTGCTTTTAAACCAGGCTGGGACTCATCTAAGGGTAATAGTTCTTGTCCTGACCAGCCCCAAGCGTGTAGTAGTTCACTAGTCCCACCTACATTTTCTGGGAAGTCGTTTGAATCTGTATCATATCCAGTGAGAGAAGTTTATGGGGGCGAATGTACTTCTGTTCAGGAGAATGGTAATTGCAATTCACACAGCCCTGCTGACGATCAGATTAAAAATGAACAGGGTTGTGAGAACCGATCTGACAGTGAGGGCCATTCTGGTCAATCTTCGGGGCAGAGCTGGAGGCCTCCACCCGTAAATATTTCATCAAACGGCTGGGTTTCCAGttctgattttatttctctAGTTAAGTCACTTGAAACAACAGAGCAAACTcaagaaattgattttcaagaaatgcCGAGTCCCACTATAAAGCAAAGCAACGAAGACTTGGAAGCTCAGGCTGCCAAAAACAAACAAGCTGCTTCTTCAAGTTTTCCTGTTCAGGATGCAGGCCCTAGCAGGAGCACTGCCTCTAGTTTAGTGGGTGGTGGGGCACAAATTTCTGAAGTAGCTGATGGAATGGGTGCTTATTCCCCAACTACTGCCAAACCTTCCATTGGGGAATGGGGCTCCAGTCTTGTTACTGCATCATCTCTGTTACCAACTGAAATTGATCATGCTGCTACCCCGAGTTCAATCAGTGACCAACTGACACATTCTTCCCCATCTCATCCAACATCTAATGCATCTAGTTGGCAGGCAATTGTTACTGAACCCACTGAGTTTTGCTCTTTAGCTGATGAATCTGTTTCAGATCTGTTGGCTGAAGTTGAGGCAATGGAGGCAATGGTATTGATAGAGGATTCGAAACATGATTGTATGAGTCCTCTAGATGAGTTTAGCCCAGGACTTGATCCCGGGAAAAGTGATGCTTTAAGCTCCACCGGTGATTTACAAGCACCTTCCCAGTCCACAGTGACTGATGAACCAGATGGCACACGTCACGCTGATGTTCTTGATCCTCAAAAGAGATCAAGCAGGCATTCCTCCACAATTGTTGAAGTTGAAGGAGATGCAAAGCCCACTGATATTTCAGTCAACCAATGGGAATCTCGTTCTGAAATCCAACCTCCACCGCTATCTACTGAAAGTTGGGATATATCTACTAGGGATACCACTTGGAGAGTGGGATCAGAAAGGACAGCGAACAGTTGGGGACTGGCACAGGGAAGTCCAAACCTGGGCTGGGGAGGATCAAATCAGAGCAATACAAATGTGGGTTCGGGACCTGTTCAAATGGCAGCACAGAACAGTATAGGCATGAATTTTGGTGCTTCTGCCGGGAATCCTGGTTTCTACAGACCAAGAATTGGGGGTGACAGATTCTCTGGACCTAGAGATAGGGGTTTTCAGAGCAGGGATTTAGGATatggtaggggtaggggtatgTGGAACAGGCAACCCTTATATATTGGTGGAAATGACAGTTCTTTCAGGCCTCCCAAAAGTCACAGAGTTTGTAAATTTTACGAAAGTGGCTATTGCAAAAAGGGAGCGTCGTGTAGTTATTTGCACCCATGAATTTGTGGGTTCTATGCGATTAGGCACATTTAATTCTGTAATCATTTATTCATATTAGGGAGTCTGTACTTGCCAATGTTGTAATCTCAACCTGTAGAAGTATCGGTCAAGGGCTCTCAAGTAACATACAAATgttttttttggatgaatatCAGGGCAGTTCTAGGGCTGAAAGTTTTGGTGGACGGTATCTAGTGAGTAGTAAATACATTTGTTTGATGCACGTGTCATCTCAAATGCTACTGTATAATTACCCATTTTGATTAATGGGGAGTCGGAGTCGAAATGCCCACCTCCGACCTTCAAAACCCCCtttcgactctgactccgattgGAGTCAGAGTTCGACTCTGATCGAAGttgtcagagtcggagttgggaaaaaaagaaagaaaaaatcagtCCAAATGGCAAATACAAATCTCTGATTTCCAAAATCACCTACAGAAGCAAAAACCAATCTAAATATGATTGTCAAAATCACCCATACacaaaaatcaaaccaaatcaaattgtaaaaatcaCCCACATCGAGAAATTATATGCACAAATCAAGCTaagaaaaattgagaaagaGTGGTTGAATCTTGAAGAACATGCAAGAGATCGATGATGAAGGTGAAGCGTTCGAAACTAGCCAAGAGGAAAATGAATGATGGAAAAcacgaagaagatgaagagcatGGTATTTGACTTAGTCTGATCAAAGAATGTGGAGGTGATGATGGAGTGGCAGAATGAGTGTAGGTGCTGGAGGGtgaagagaggagaggaaatgcATAGGTTAGGGTTTTATTCTTTGAAAGAGATGAAGATATACCTTATTAAAAACGGtgtcatttaatgtttttttttaaaaaaaaattgcaaaacacGAAATGGGGCTTGAGGGACTTGAACGTAGGTTCTCTGAGAACCAAAACCGTGTCTCAACCATTAGGTCACTTGGCTATttgatgtttatatta from Juglans microcarpa x Juglans regia isolate MS1-56 chromosome 4S, Jm3101_v1.0, whole genome shotgun sequence carries:
- the LOC121262608 gene encoding zinc finger CCCH domain-containing protein 44-like codes for the protein MEGTHISQQQASGHYKPCLQDGRVEQGGFDDSVPTVDLMSVDQREAMRDMDDSQLVGAPEAGVAAKEDVSMADVEMLMMMKKKLEANPVETMVAKRKRGRPPRGLAKTNKTAPPVRKKKDEEDVCFICFDGGSLVLCDRRGCPKAYHPACIKRDESFFKSRAKWNCGWHICSNCQKAAHYMCYTCTYSLCKGCIKDADYLSVRGNNGFCRMCMRTVMLIENFQGNTEVPQVDFDDKSSWEYLFKMYWIFLKGKLSLTLDELTRAKNPWKEAYAIAQKGGSSGELHDGIDEKASSFNNSCAALQTNNSRKRKAKELPIFNKDSATKEKSGSDKDPHLLEGTIWASKELLEFVAHMKNGDTSVLSQFDVQALLLEYIRKNNLRDSRRKCQIVCDLRLINLFGKTRVGHLEMLKLLESHFLIKKSSSADYILRAGVVNDTASQVEADGNYDNQLLMGSDERHKICRKTDDRGARANSDVFAAIDVHNINLIYLRRNLMESLMDDAEKFHDKVVGSIVRIGIPDNDKKQENCRLVQVAGTNKVVKPYKLGERNTDLMLEILNLDKKEVISIDEVSNQEFSEDECKHLRQSMKCGLIKRLTVGEIQAKAMTLQPVRVNDVLEAEIIRLNHLCDLASEKGHEKEFRECVERIQLLSSPEERQRRLLEIIEVHIDPKMDPSYESEDNVGELDENKQDNHARTEVCGYGRKESDPISARRRDYVLNDTGRRAQKNLAKSCKQSREAGMTSSSNKGGATWLHEMMNESSWKEREASGINNWNTPENPINTSGSLAIGCNSQAVLKSEFSGVASEISPLALSTGADEFANNFETDKVWHYSDPNGIIQGPFFMSQLRKWNTNGHFPPDLRIWRINEMQDNSVLLTEALSGKFHEAKMVLNNCNLLSEDVGLATDYRDNNGDGGLSESMNASQIDNKEEEGSLKPMQDDSSGNDEFLRSNGWVSSSCSWTTPADLANSNEPKNGAFKPGWDSSKGNSSCPDQPQACSSSLVPPTFSGKSFESVSYPVREVYGGECTSVQENGNCNSHSPADDQIKNEQGCENRSDSEGHSGQSSGQSWRPPPVNISSNGWVSSSDFISLVKSLETTEQTQEIDFQEMPSPTIKQSNEDLEAQAAKNKQAASSSFPVQDAGPSRSTASSLVGGGAQISEVADGMGAYSPTTAKPSIGEWGSSLVTASSLLPTEIDHAATPSSISDQLTHSSPSHPTSNASSWQAIVTEPTEFCSLADESVSDLLAEVEAMEAMVLIEDSKHDCMSPLDEFSPGLDPGKSDALSSTGDLQAPSQSTVTDEPDGTRHADVLDPQKRSSRHSSTIVEVEGDAKPTDISVNQWESRSEIQPPPLSTESWDISTRDTTWRVGSERTANSWGLAQGSPNLGWGGSNQSNTNVGSGPVQMAAQNSIGMNFGASAGNPGFYRPRIGGDRFSGPRDRGFQSRDLGYGRGRGMWNRQPLYIGGNDSSFRPPKSHRVCKFYESGYCKKGASCSYLHP